AGGTCAGTCAAGCTGTTGAATTCAAGGGCTAGTTAAATATGATGCAACTCATCAATGCCTTCTACCTTTGCTGGTTGTCTCTCTCCATGACTGGCTCCGGGATAATGACTTCAATTTGGCTTGTACAAGTCTTCAGTTGCACAGAAATGCATCAAAAGTTGAAACTAGACAGAATGAAGCGATATGCCCAAAAGGTTATTCTAGAGGAAATTGAACGTCTTAAAATGGTGGAAAGCCTTGTTATGTCTTGTACATTTGCTCATGGTGCCAAGATTCTTTTATTACTTTGGCTCTATCAATTTGTATACATTGTAATTCACAGAATTCTTTCAGCACTGGTATGCTGTTCATTTTTCATAAATATAATGGATATCGGTCAGAATTTGTGTTTCTGGTTACTTTTCCTTTATGTTCGAGTCTGTTGTTACTCTATGATCACTTCTTATGACTTGTAAGTAGCACAATATATGAGCACTGATTTTGTGCATTGCAACTCCTAAATCAGTCATTGATTGTTTCTAGTGCTGGGGGTTGGTGAACAACTCCCTAGACCCTAATCACAAGTTGTATCGAAGATTGCAAGTATCAAATGATGTCCTTGAATACTTGGTTCTTACCTAACCCACTACAATTTCATTTCCCTTACAAATTCATGAAAAAAACTGGATGAAGGTCACAAATCACAAATGGAGAAAaggtttaaacaaaaaaaattggtgCAACAGCTTACCGACAAAGTTTCGTCCGCCACTACATTTCATCGGCAAAAGGtttaaattaaaaatttgtAGAACACTTTCTCCAACGACAAATTCATTAGCAGtgcttcaatttttttaattttaaatgttCTCAAGTTTGTACGTCATGCAATTGTGATTCTAAGGTTATAAAATGATAGTGACCCGATCGTGATTCTATTGAGTATTTAATTTCCATGTTGTATATCATGTATTTTTGAAAGAAAGGAATTGCTTCTCAAAATAGGCCTTCCAAGAGAAACAAAATACTAAACCCAAAAAGGTCATCTTGCGGCTAAGACTTCCTGCACACCAACGTAACCCCTTTGGATTTGTATGCACACAACTCCTTAGTCCTTCCCTCTTAGATTCTTCAAGATACAAATATGATCACATAGTCACATATATATTGATCATTTCCTGCCATCATCAACTCCTTTACTTCAAAATCAACTCCACCTGAAAATCTATAATGTCATCTCAAACTTTCCCATGTTTCGTTTTCCTCCTCTTTTCCGTTTCCTTCTATTCAGCTTACTCCTCCATATTCTCCATCACAAACAACTGTCCATATACCATCTGGCCTGGCACGTTATCCGGTTCTGGCACGCCTCCGCTTCCGACGACCGGGTTTCAGCTGTACTCGGGACAGAGTGCAAGAATTGATTCTGTTCCGGGATGGTCAGGGCGTATATGGGCTAGAACTGGGTGCACATTCAATGAGTTGGGAGTCGGAACATGTCAAACAGGTGACTGTGGAGGAAGGCTAGAATGTGATGGCAATGGTGCCACCCCACCTGCTTCACTCTTTGAAATAACCCTTGGCAAGGGCAATGACAAAGATTTCTACGATGTCAGCATTGTTGATGGATACAATCTGCCTCTTGTTGCCACCCCTCGCGGCGTCTATGGTGCGTGTAACGCCACCGGATGTGTCTCGGATATCAACAAAGGTACCTAACCGTTATTTGCCCCCTACATAGTTGTACATACAAGCTAGCTAGTTTACTTGGTCACCAAATGAATGCTTTAGTTTTTGAAATGAAACAGGTTGTCCGAAAGAGCTTCAGGTGGTGGGAGGCGAAAATGAAGGGAATGTGATTGGATGCAAGAGTGCCTGCGACACATTCGGTTTGGACCAGTATTGCTGCAGTGGACAGTTTGCTAACCCAACAACATGCCGGCCCTCCTCCTACTCAACCATTTTCAAGCGAGCTTGTCCCAGAGCTTACAGCTATGCTTTTGATGATGGCACAAGCACTTTTACATGCAAGGCTTTTGAATATGCCATTGTTTTCTGCCCCAACAACAAAGAGTACGCTTTTATTTTTCATCCCCTTCATGTAGGCTAGTAATCACCAAAGAACCAAGTTTTGTTTCTAAAATGAAAACAATTTGTGATGCAGGACGAGTGAATCGAATAGCCCATTGGCACCTCCAAGATTTGAAGTGCCTGGTGCTGGGAAGGTTGTGCGTGTGGCTTCCTCCTCGGACATGCTTTTACCAATTCCGTCTCTAATCTTTCTTCTCATCCTGAACATACTCTTTTGAGACTTGAAAAGCAATACTACGATTTGCCAACAAGAACCTCACAAGTGCCAACAGGAAAATTAGTAAAGAGTGAATCAAGGGCAAGGGAACGTACAGAAACATcgataggaaaaaaaaactgaaattttaTTTGGAAGAGAATTTTAGTGTAATACAAATATTCGATGAAGGCAGGCACAGTAAGGTTCATTGTAATGTAGTCGATTACTAGACTACTAAAATGTAAAGTGAATCCAAGCAATGCAGAAGAATGTAAATCACTCGGTCGTATGAGCCAACCTACAGTACAAACTTGTATCTAATCAGGAACAATGGCTTCTATATGTTAAACTTTCCCTAAATACTCCAACAACTAACTCCTACTCCAGTACAAGATATAATAAACAAAACTGTGTCATTTTTTGTTCTTGGGCTTCTTGGAAAGTTGAGttttctttcttgctttctttgGTGGCTGTGGCTTCCCTCCTGCAGGCTTATCTCTCTTCTTTACAACCCTCTGTATACAGATACACGAACatgatataaataaaataagcaGGCTTCATCAATTCATCATAGATACTTCGAATCACTGAACGTTCATTTACCCCAgcaatagaaaaagaaaaaataaatcttAAGGTTGAGAAACATACCGATGCTTTGTCAGCTTTCCCTTTGGTTGTCCCATTGGTTTGTTCTTCAGTATCCTCATTTTTATCAGTTTGATGAGGAGTTGCTTTAGGAACTTTGTCAGCCTCATCTTCGGAATCAAATAAGAAACCCTCTAGTGTTCCTATTCATTCAAAATAATACAATGTTAAGGAAATATTAACTGTTTCAGAAACTATCAGTAAagacaaaacaaattaaaaaggagAATTCACAAGTCTCAACCTTCAACCATTGTTTCAGCTTCATATGTTTCTGGTTTCAGCTGAATGAAGTCATTCATGATAGCTTCTATCTGTTCAAGTAATAAACAATTCAGAGTAGAATTAGCATCCTTGATAAAGTTCCCATCTTGCCACTAACATAACAGTAACATAATTGTTAACCAACCTTTGCCTCGGACGGTCCAAAGCTAACCTGAAAAGGAAGAGGTAGTGTCATGTCACAGAAATATAATGCTTAGTCTGAAGTGTTAAAATTGATTTCATGAGTAAAGATGAGCAAGAACTCTAACCTCCACAAAGcacaaataaataattaaggACTGATACCCAATGTTAAAATTTCTAAATGGAGACGAAAAACTTACAACACAAAATGTCCTGGAAGGAACTATGGTTGTTTTGTAAATGGTTCCTGTGATGTTAACCAAAAATAAACCAGTCAGATGGAAGCCGCTTATACAGAAACATGCAGACCCATAAGTTACACAGACAAGGCTTAACAACAACATGACAAAAACAGAGATGAAAAGAGGCATAGAATATGACACCAATATCAGAGAGCCAAAGTATGTTGAGTGAAACAAAAGAACTCTACATTCTTTTCTCAAAATCATTTAACAGGTCCATCATcagttcttggtttttcttccttACACAGTGCACAAAAACTTGTGGAACCTTAAGGCAACATTGCGTCTATCATAAAGAGATGATCAAATAGTAAAGCAGAGGCATAATGgatcatcaattcatcattaACGCAAGAACCAGGTTAATTTGAACAAAGTGTACCTTTTAAATCTAAGCACATCTCGCTATGCCCAGATCTAGAATCTGAAACTACCACCCGTCCTACAGCACCCATATCACCACTCAAATCTATGGAGTCCTTTTCACACTCAACAAGTGCCTGCACAAATAGCAAAGCTTTTAGTTAATCACAGGCTcccccttttctttctttcagagAGAACAAAACACACTGCACCAGCACCCCTCAGTAATGAGACATGCACTAgttttttgagatttttgtaaAGTACTTAGACGATGAGGCAAGCAAACAGCAGATTTCAGCTAACATTCTTAACATCTCACAGCTCACTTGTTTGTTCAACCTTTTCATAAACTTTTATAAGGAACAATAACTTGCCAACTACATATTAACTGTAGCTGTAACTCATTCTGACTGAGAGACTTTGAAAAAGTTTCAAGTGAAGGAACATAGAAACAACACCCTTTACCCAAGTTATTCAGTGCTGTACCTTTGTACGATGGACTTTCTCAGAGAGCACCAACGGCAATGTTGTGGTGGATACCTGTAAATTACATATAACTTAATCAACTCATTTGCAAAAGATTATGTAGGCAATTTTTAGTGCTTCTATAGATTATTATTACACGTGGTTCAATCTGCTTGTCAGAAGCTTCTTTCTCTGCCACTTCCACATCGCCACAAATTCCTGCACCGTTTTCAGATCATATACTATATGCatataaaacaaatatgaaaagaaaaaatgtaaaaGAAGTAAATTTCAGATTGGTGGGatttgtagtcttatccggtATAAAAATGTCAAACTATCTGTTAAGTTCTATTGAACTTCATTACTGGTTTTGTTCCTTAATTTGACTAGGAAAACTTGTATATCACTATATCTACACTTTATCAGAGCCATCCAGCCAGGTCCATGGAAGTCGGATTTACCAGCAGATCCCCAATTCataccttctttttctttgctatctatctttttcttctctttcttgggTGACTGGCCTTTTCCTTTTGGACTTTTCTTCAAAGATTTTCCTTTTGTAGCCTGTTTAGATGGAGACTCTTCACTACTGCCCATAAGAGCTGCATCCTCACTGTTACCTATTGATTGCAGTTGAGACGTTTTAAGGTCAGAAGATTCTCCATCGTGGATACCATCCTCTCTGGGAGGACTGTTTTCAGGATCAGAATCTGATGACAACGCCAAATTCataccttctttttctttgctatctatctttttcttctctttcttgggTGACTGGCCTTTTCCTTTTGGACTTTTCTTCAAAGATTTTCCTTTTGTAGCCTGTTTAGATGGAGACTCTTCACTACTGCCCATAAGAGCTGCATCCTCACTGTTACCTATTGATTGCAGTTGAGACGTTTTAAGGTCAGAAGATTCTCCATCGTGGATACCATCCTCTCTGGGAGGACTGTTTTCAGGATCAGAATCTGATGACAACGCCAAAACTGAATCATTCGGTTCCTGCCAAGCATAATAGTTTTCTTGACATTAGCATCAATAATGATAGCATGTATAGTACAAATTGAAGCACACAATACTGACAAATTCCACACTGCCAATGCTTTTTAAACAAAAGACTGTCAGTTTTGATTGCGAAAAACTACGGTTATAGACACTAGAAATGATAGCATGATATTGAAATGATGATCAAAACTGTCATTaagaagcaatgcaaggcaTCATCCaccaaaatataaaaacaagaGGAATCTGATAATGCTTACATGAGTCTTTGAAGGCTTCTCAACAACGGTCCTTGTTTTACCTTCTCTCTTCTTGGATCCGTctgacttcttctttttctggggTATATCTTCTTCTACTTTTTCCTCTCGTTTCGGAGACTTGCCTTTCAGTCTCTTATCAGATGGAAACGCTGCAACACTTTTCCCAAGAAATTTACCGATAActtcattatcattatcattatcatcatcatcatcatcttcatcgaatccagatgatttatgaggagaTAGTTCTCGGCCATCACTGTTATCCTCCCCCGAATTAAGTCCATTCAATGAAAACTCAGAATCTGAGGACAATGACAGTACTGACTCAGTTTTTGggacctgaaaaaaaaaaaacaaaagtaaacaAACCCTTACACACTCAGCATCCAAAATAACTCAACAACCATTTAACCAAAACACAAACCTGCAGACTACAAAGAAATTGCAACCCAATAAAATGCCTAATCTAGTAAGTAATCTTGACCAGTAATATCCTCCAACAATCAAAGTATGCAACTTTTACCCCAAAATAGACAAAAGAATGATTCTTCTTACCTGAAAAGTGCGCAGCCAATCCGGAGACCCCTCCCTGCTCATCCCAGCTACTTCAAAGCACGATACTTTGATTCCAAGACCAAAACCCAAAATTGCTTTTGCCTTCCCACACCTTCAATCATaataaagtttcaatcttttactCCAATTCACAACAATATCATGCGGGTGAAAATTGCATGCAAATATGAGTGTGCCCAGAAGGCGTTTGTGAAAATGCAAAGTACAGATTAGACTAAGGCAAAACGGATCTGAAATTTAAATGCAGCGAATTGAAGAGGAGGGAGTACCGCAATAGAGAGGCCGAGACTGTGCAAGAACGATGCGAAAGGCTCAGGAATTTCTTGGCTATGTTCTTTCCTGACTATTAACTATTTCACTTACCcaccaaataaaaataaaaacgcGGGACTTACGAAATTGGGTTTTGGTGTTTCTACCGGCTATTTATAGGTCACTTGTTTGTGCTTTGCCCTATTGTCTCTATGGTCCTAATTCATATTCATTTAGCACTAACcttccttatttattttgtttaaatatGTGATTTGAGTCTTTGAGATGTGATTTCTCATGGGGACTTGTAAACTTCAAAATTGTTCAATGAGTCGAGGCAATTTAATAACTAGATACTTCAATTCGATCATCTTGATAAAGAAATTCGATAATATTTTTACGAAAATATCATCTTGTTTTGAGGAAGAGTGTAAATTTTTTAATTCGATAACTAAGGACAACATCACAGCAGTGATTAGTAAATGCAGTATCACTTAACATATAGTATTGAGTGAAATTCACAACATTATAATGCTAAATGCAATATCACCCAACATAAAGTATTGAGCGAAATCCGACTACTAAGTGAACTAATAAGATTATAAGATACTAATAACAAATTTCCATTGCACAATCCTATCTAGTCCTCATCATGGGTCGGGCTAGGGttagccctaccctaaattttagggcttagggtagggccgggctggGCTTTGACCAAGTCAGCGAAAGTTAGGGCCGGGCCGAGGCTTCAATACATAAGCCCTTTTACCCGCCCTTAAGGACCATTCCGTAAAGGCCtaaagggtagggccgggccaGCCCTTTTCAAATAGGGTTGGGTCAAGCCTTTGTTTAACTCACATAAAACACAGTTTTGCTATATCAaactgagaaaaaaaaaaaaatatatatatatatataatataaatgaAACTAAGTACTTGAGATTTGAGAAcctgagttaattacaaatattCACAAATCCCACATAAACTGAAACTCATCAAGATCAAGACATCAAGTAGTAGACGAATTGCCCAGAAGCACTAAGCCACTGAGGCTACAAAAAATGAAGCAATGTTTGACACTTTCATTTTAATACAAAAACTGATCATGTCTTCATGACTTCATGTGCATCAAAAACATTAATCAAtcctctttttttatttcaatcaaaTACGAAGGAAATCAGATTTA
This portion of the Rosa chinensis cultivar Old Blush chromosome 1, RchiOBHm-V2, whole genome shotgun sequence genome encodes:
- the LOC112184973 gene encoding DNA-binding protein BIN4 isoform X3, producing the protein MSREGSPDWLRTFQVPKTESVLSLSSDSEFSLNGLNSGEDNSDGRELSPHKSSGFDEDDDDDDNDNDNEVIGKFLGKSVAAFPSDKRLKGKSPKREEKVEEDIPQKKKKSDGSKKREGKTRTVVEKPSKTHEPNDSVLALSSDSDPENSPPREDGIHDGESSDLKTSQLQSIGNSEDAALMGSSEESPSKQATKGKSLKKSPKGKGQSPKKEKKKIDSKEKEGICGDVEVAEKEASDKQIEPRVSTTTLPLVLSEKVHRTKALVECEKDSIDLSGDMGAVGRVVVSDSRSGHSEMCLDLKGTIYKTTIVPSRTFCVVSFGPSEAKIEAIMNDFIQLKPETYEAETMVEGTLEGFLFDSEDEADKVPKATPHQTDKNEDTEEQTNGTTKGKADKASRVVKKRDKPAGGKPQPPKKARKKTQLSKKPKNKK
- the LOC112184973 gene encoding DNA-binding protein BIN4 isoform X2; translated protein: MSREGSPDWLRTFQVPKTESVLSLSSDSEFSLNGLNSGEDNSDGRELSPHKSSGFDEDDDDDDNDNDNEVIGKFLGKSVAAFPSDKRLKGKSPKREEKVEEDIPQKKKKSDGSKKREGKTRTVVEKPSKTHEPNDSVLALSSDSDPENSPPREDGIHDGESSDLKTSQLQSIGNSEDAALMGSSEESPSKQATKGKSLKKSPKGKGQSPKKEKKKIDSKEKEGICGDVEVAEKEASDKQIEPRVSTTTLPLVLSEKVHRTKALVECEKDSIDLSGDMGAVGRVVVSDSRSGHSEMCLDLKGTIYKTTIVPSRTFCVVSFGPSEAKIEAIMNDFIQLKPETYEAETMVEGTLEGFLFDSEDEADKVPKATPHQTDKNEDTEEQTNGTTKGKADKASRVVKKRDKPAGGKPQPPKKARKKTQLSKKPKNKK
- the LOC112184987 gene encoding pathogenesis-related thaumatin-like protein 3.5; translated protein: MSSQTFPCFVFLLFSVSFYSAYSSIFSITNNCPYTIWPGTLSGSGTPPLPTTGFQLYSGQSARIDSVPGWSGRIWARTGCTFNELGVGTCQTGDCGGRLECDGNGATPPASLFEITLGKGNDKDFYDVSIVDGYNLPLVATPRGVYGACNATGCVSDINKGCPKELQVVGGENEGNVIGCKSACDTFGLDQYCCSGQFANPTTCRPSSYSTIFKRACPRAYSYAFDDGTSTFTCKAFEYAIVFCPNNKETSESNSPLAPPRFEVPGAGKVVRVASSSDMLLPIPSLIFLLILNILF
- the LOC112184973 gene encoding DNA-binding protein BIN4 isoform X1, translated to MSREGSPDWLRTFQVPKTESVLSLSSDSEFSLNGLNSGEDNSDGRELSPHKSSGFDEDDDDDDNDNDNEVIGKFLGKSVAAFPSDKRLKGKSPKREEKVEEDIPQKKKKSDGSKKREGKTRTVVEKPSKTHEPNDSVLALSSDSDPENSPPREDGIHDGESSDLKTSQLQSIGNSEDAALMGSSEESPSKQATKGKSLKKSPKGKGQSPKKEKKKIDSKEKEGNSEDAALMGSSEESPSKQATKGKSLKKSPKGKGQSPKKEKKKIDSKEKEGICGDVEVAEKEASDKQIEPRVSTTTLPLVLSEKVHRTKALVECEKDSIDLSGDMGAVGRVVVSDSRSGHSEMCLDLKGTIYKTTIVPSRTFCVVSFGPSEAKIEAIMNDFIQLKPETYEAETMVEGTLEGFLFDSEDEADKVPKATPHQTDKNEDTEEQTNGTTKGKADKASRVVKKRDKPAGGKPQPPKKARKKTQLSKKPKNKK